From Agrobacterium tumefaciens, a single genomic window includes:
- a CDS encoding IclR family transcriptional regulator, with protein MTSASGDETAGEQTARRSRVSGIDRALQVIDYLYETGAPAGVYAIAKAVKAPLSTVYVIVEDLVEKTMLSRNADGSVWLGPRLYHYGLAYARSLDFMSVATHEMHDLCREADETVQLCGRDGDYMLVLAMADGPSHFQVASRVGTRVPLNWTASGRLLAGHLPEQERVELFRRCAKTSPTGRAEMDPEVLSQSAGAAFQSRLSIQAGESDYAVACIASPICDRDGQCVATISIVLPEQKAFSDENHYTAHVRASAERIEKIMGWRNH; from the coding sequence ATGACCAGTGCTTCCGGTGACGAGACGGCAGGCGAACAGACCGCGCGCCGCTCCCGTGTGAGTGGGATTGATCGTGCTTTGCAGGTCATTGATTACCTTTACGAAACCGGCGCACCGGCTGGCGTTTACGCCATAGCCAAGGCCGTCAAGGCCCCGCTTTCGACCGTTTATGTGATCGTCGAAGATCTCGTCGAAAAGACGATGCTGTCGCGCAACGCGGATGGCTCCGTGTGGCTCGGACCAAGGCTTTACCATTACGGTCTTGCTTATGCGCGGTCGCTCGATTTCATGAGTGTTGCCACGCATGAAATGCACGATCTTTGCCGTGAAGCCGACGAAACGGTCCAGCTTTGTGGCCGCGACGGCGACTACATGCTGGTGCTGGCGATGGCGGACGGCCCGAGCCATTTTCAGGTCGCATCGCGGGTCGGAACGCGAGTTCCGCTGAACTGGACTGCTTCCGGCCGCCTGCTGGCCGGACACCTGCCGGAACAGGAGCGCGTCGAGCTGTTCAGGCGCTGCGCCAAGACCTCGCCGACGGGACGGGCGGAGATGGACCCGGAAGTCCTGTCTCAGTCCGCAGGCGCGGCCTTCCAGTCGCGTCTTTCGATCCAGGCAGGAGAGTCCGACTATGCCGTTGCATGCATTGCTTCGCCGATCTGTGATCGCGACGGCCAGTGCGTTGCCACCATCTCCATCGTCCTTCCCGAACAGAAGGCCTTTTCGGACGAAAACCACTACACGGCGCATGTGCGCGCGTCGGCGGAACGTATCGAAAAGATCATGGGCTGGCGCAACCACTGA
- a CDS encoding RidA family protein → MGAYVSTSPVKTKIAASPYERLAALGITLPPPPPPIANFVTHVIEGNMLYLSGQGPRETDGFLHVGKVGAEVGVEDAYKHARLTGINLLAVMHDALGDLSRVKRVVKLLGMVNAVPEFLDHPNVINGCSDLFNDVFGEEVGQHARSAVGFGSLPGNITVEIEAIVALRD, encoded by the coding sequence ATGGGAGCTTACGTGAGCACCTCTCCAGTAAAAACCAAAATTGCCGCCTCGCCTTACGAGCGCTTGGCCGCACTCGGCATCACCCTGCCGCCACCGCCGCCGCCGATTGCCAACTTCGTCACGCATGTGATTGAAGGCAACATGCTCTACCTCTCCGGCCAGGGGCCGCGCGAGACTGACGGCTTCCTGCATGTCGGCAAAGTTGGCGCCGAAGTCGGTGTCGAGGATGCCTACAAACATGCCCGACTGACCGGCATCAACCTGCTTGCGGTAATGCATGACGCGCTGGGCGATCTCTCCCGCGTCAAGCGCGTCGTCAAACTGCTCGGCATGGTCAATGCCGTCCCGGAATTCCTCGACCATCCCAACGTCATCAATGGTTGCTCCGATCTCTTCAACGACGTGTTCGGTGAAGAGGTTGGTCAGCATGCCCGCTCGGCTGTGGGCTTCGGGTCTTTGCCGGGAAATATCACCGTCGAGATCGAAGCAATCGTCGCGCTGCGCGATTAG
- a CDS encoding amidohydrolase/deacetylase family metallohydrolase, whose product MTGEKTAKPLLLTNVKPMAFGADTPSGVVDILVDGEGKIAGIGPQLAVTDDITRVDGKGAWISPGWVDLHVHIWHGGTDISIRPSECGAERGVTTLVDAGSAGEANFHGFREYIIEPSRERIKAFLNLGSIGLVACNRVAELRDIRDIDLDRILECYAENSEHIVGLKVRASHVITGSWGVTPVKLGKKISKILKIPMMVHVGEPPALYDEVLEILGPGDVVTHCFNGKAGSSIMEDEDLFNLAERCASEGIRLDIGHGGASFSFKVAEAAINRGLLPFSISTDLHGHSMNFPVWDLATTMSKLLSVGMPFDKVVEAVTHAPASVIKLSMENRLAVGQRADFTVFDLIDSDIEATDSNGDVSVLSKLFEPRYSVIGSEAITASRYIPRARRLVRHSHGYSYR is encoded by the coding sequence ATGACCGGTGAAAAAACGGCCAAGCCGCTTCTCCTCACCAATGTGAAGCCGATGGCTTTCGGCGCCGACACTCCCTCTGGTGTCGTCGATATCCTCGTCGATGGTGAAGGCAAGATCGCCGGGATCGGTCCTCAGCTTGCCGTGACCGACGACATCACCCGTGTTGACGGCAAGGGCGCCTGGATTTCTCCGGGCTGGGTCGATCTGCACGTTCATATCTGGCATGGCGGCACCGATATTTCGATCCGTCCCTCAGAATGCGGTGCCGAGCGCGGCGTGACCACGCTGGTTGATGCGGGATCGGCGGGAGAAGCGAATTTCCACGGCTTTCGTGAGTATATCATCGAACCATCCAGAGAGCGCATCAAGGCGTTCCTCAATCTCGGTTCGATTGGTCTCGTGGCCTGCAATCGCGTTGCTGAACTGCGCGACATAAGAGATATCGATCTTGATCGAATTCTCGAATGCTACGCCGAAAACAGCGAGCATATCGTTGGGTTGAAGGTTCGCGCGAGCCATGTGATCACCGGCTCCTGGGGTGTCACCCCGGTCAAGCTCGGCAAAAAGATCTCCAAGATCCTGAAGATCCCGATGATGGTTCATGTCGGCGAGCCGCCGGCACTCTATGATGAAGTGCTCGAAATCCTTGGACCCGGTGACGTCGTCACCCATTGCTTCAACGGCAAGGCGGGCTCCAGCATCATGGAAGATGAGGACTTGTTCAATCTGGCCGAACGCTGCGCCAGTGAGGGTATTCGCCTCGATATTGGTCACGGCGGCGCATCGTTCTCGTTCAAGGTTGCGGAAGCTGCGATCAATCGTGGCCTGCTGCCGTTCTCGATTTCGACCGACCTGCACGGCCATTCGATGAACTTTCCGGTCTGGGATCTGGCAACGACAATGTCGAAGCTATTGTCCGTCGGCATGCCCTTCGACAAGGTCGTGGAAGCGGTCACCCATGCCCCGGCATCGGTGATCAAGCTTTCGATGGAAAATCGTCTTGCTGTCGGTCAGCGGGCCGATTTCACGGTCTTTGATCTTATCGATTCCGACATTGAGGCGACGGATTCCAACGGTGATGTCTCCGTGCTGAGCAAGCTGTTCGAACCGCGTTATTCGGTCATCGGCAGCGAAGCGATCACGGCCAGCCGTTACATTCCGCGTGCCCGCAGGCTGGTTCGTCACAGCCACGGTTATTCCTATCGTTGA
- a CDS encoding ABC transporter permease, whose amino-acid sequence MSDIAIKPAESEGRKFIRRFLKRKTVAFGVVVLTIFVLLAIFAPWIAPYSPSKLSIVNRLKPPSEIYFFGTDEFGRDVLSRTIFAGRLSLLVGAAVVALSAVIGVTLGLLAGFFKKLDTPIARLIDAMMAFPDILLAIALVAALGPSLTTVIIALSIVYAPRLARIVRASTLVIRELPYVEAAQALGISTFHIMTRHVLRNLLSPIMVQATFLFASAMLAEAGLSFLGLGVSPEIPTWGTMIAAGRQYIGQADWMTLFPGVAIILSVLSLQMVGDGLRDMLDPKLRKDL is encoded by the coding sequence ATGAGCGATATTGCGATCAAGCCGGCCGAAAGCGAGGGCCGCAAGTTCATCCGCCGCTTCCTCAAGCGCAAGACCGTTGCTTTCGGCGTTGTCGTTCTGACGATCTTCGTGCTGCTGGCGATTTTCGCGCCATGGATAGCGCCCTATTCCCCGTCCAAACTTTCGATCGTGAACCGGCTGAAGCCGCCGAGTGAAATCTATTTCTTTGGTACGGATGAGTTCGGCCGCGATGTGCTGTCCCGCACGATCTTTGCCGGCCGGCTCTCGCTCCTGGTCGGTGCCGCCGTCGTGGCGCTCTCGGCGGTCATTGGGGTGACGCTCGGCTTGCTGGCAGGGTTCTTCAAGAAGCTCGATACGCCGATCGCGCGTCTCATCGATGCCATGATGGCGTTTCCGGATATTCTTCTGGCGATTGCCCTTGTTGCAGCACTTGGGCCGTCATTGACGACTGTCATCATCGCGCTCTCGATTGTCTATGCGCCGCGGCTTGCCCGTATCGTCCGTGCTTCGACGCTCGTCATTCGTGAACTGCCCTATGTCGAAGCAGCACAGGCTCTGGGTATTTCCACCTTCCACATCATGACGCGCCATGTGCTGCGCAATCTGCTGTCACCGATCATGGTGCAGGCAACCTTCCTTTTTGCCAGTGCGATGCTGGCAGAAGCCGGGCTCTCCTTCCTTGGGCTCGGTGTAAGCCCCGAAATTCCCACTTGGGGCACCATGATTGCCGCAGGCCGCCAATATATCGGCCAGGCAGACTGGATGACGCTGTTCCCCGGCGTCGCCATCATTCTCTCCGTGCTTTCGCTTCAGATGGTCGGTGACGGCCTGCGCGATATGCTCGATCCAAAACTTCGAAAGGACCTGTAA
- a CDS encoding ABC transporter permease encodes MIRYILQRLAGMIVVMFLVVTIVFVIVRVTPGDPAAVMLGPDATSQDIADLRASLGLDRSLGVQYLYYIGQLLKGDLGQSIFLNMPVTSALLDRAEPTFFLTVFSLVIAGVIALPIGIYAAYRRGSFVDQAATTLAMLAASIPSFWLGLILMQVFAVRFGLFPVSGYGGPGSSFLDRMYHLTLPAFALGIVSSALILRFTRASMLDVLGDDYIRTARAKGLIERKVILKHALKNALIPILTVLGLTAAVLISGAVVTETVFGLPGVGNLVVSAVLRRDYPVIQGALLVIAALYVLINFAIDMLYLLVDPRVRY; translated from the coding sequence ATGATACGCTACATTCTCCAGCGCCTTGCTGGCATGATCGTCGTGATGTTCCTTGTTGTCACGATCGTCTTCGTCATCGTGCGCGTGACGCCGGGTGATCCGGCAGCGGTGATGCTCGGACCCGATGCGACGTCACAGGATATTGCCGATCTGCGCGCCAGCCTTGGCCTCGACAGGTCTCTTGGCGTTCAATATCTCTATTATATCGGCCAATTGTTGAAGGGCGATCTCGGTCAATCGATCTTCCTGAACATGCCGGTTACATCGGCACTGCTTGATCGGGCAGAGCCCACCTTCTTCCTCACGGTGTTCTCGCTTGTCATCGCCGGCGTGATCGCTCTGCCGATCGGAATTTATGCCGCCTATCGTCGCGGCTCTTTTGTTGACCAGGCCGCGACCACACTTGCGATGTTGGCAGCCAGCATTCCCAGTTTCTGGCTGGGCCTCATTCTGATGCAGGTTTTCGCTGTCCGTTTCGGTCTGTTCCCGGTCTCGGGTTATGGCGGTCCGGGCTCCAGTTTCCTTGACCGCATGTATCATCTGACTTTGCCTGCCTTCGCGCTTGGTATCGTCTCTTCCGCGTTGATCCTGCGCTTTACGCGCGCCTCGATGCTCGACGTGCTGGGTGACGATTACATCCGCACTGCACGTGCCAAAGGTCTGATCGAGCGCAAGGTCATCCTCAAACATGCCCTGAAGAACGCTTTGATCCCGATCCTGACGGTCCTCGGTCTGACAGCCGCCGTGCTGATCTCTGGCGCTGTCGTTACCGAGACCGTGTTTGGTCTGCCGGGCGTCGGCAATCTTGTCGTCTCGGCGGTGCTGCGTCGTGACTACCCTGTCATCCAGGGCGCGCTGCTGGTGATCGCCGCGCTCTACGTCCTGATCAATTTTGCGATCGACATGCTCTATCTGTTGGTCGATCCGAGGGTGCGCTACTGA
- a CDS encoding ABC transporter substrate-binding protein has protein sequence MKTLLALLVGTALVGLPTALMAQEKGGVINVATIGEPPTLDPMSSTADLVGIVTQHIFETLYTFDGKWNVTPLLAESLPEVSADGKTYTIKLRTGIKFHDNSDMTSEDVVASLTRWTKIASRGKQVAGFIETITATDPATVKIVLKQPYAPLTSLFAFNNSAAIIIPSDKQDEPMKEFIGTGPYMLKERKADQYIQLTRFDGYKPRDGESDGYGGARHQYLDEIRFVPVPDANTRVEAAVSGQYDYVDSIPVESFDKLKGSSASQPVILKPFGYPVFVFNTKEGVAHNVEIRKAIRQSLSMEDMLAAAFGSTDFYALDGDIYPKPYAWNTDAGVEGNYNVADPEGAAESAKKAGYAGEPIRILTSRQYEFHYKMAQVAAEYLKIAGFAVDLQVVDWATLTQRRADPKLWDIYITHSPFLPEPALIGSLSPSSPGWWDTPARKATVDAFTSEVDPQKRIALWADVQKAMYDELPYMKIGDFNAVAAKSGKLEGVDPAPWPYFWNASIKK, from the coding sequence ATGAAGACTCTTTTAGCACTTCTTGTCGGTACTGCCCTGGTTGGCTTGCCGACCGCACTGATGGCTCAGGAAAAGGGTGGGGTGATCAACGTCGCGACCATCGGCGAACCTCCGACCCTCGATCCGATGTCTTCCACCGCCGATCTGGTTGGCATCGTTACCCAGCATATTTTCGAAACGCTTTATACGTTTGACGGCAAATGGAACGTCACGCCGCTTCTGGCGGAAAGCCTGCCCGAGGTGAGTGCCGACGGTAAGACCTATACGATCAAACTGCGCACAGGCATCAAATTCCACGACAACAGCGACATGACCTCGGAAGACGTTGTTGCCTCGCTCACCCGTTGGACAAAGATCGCGTCACGCGGCAAGCAGGTGGCCGGTTTCATCGAAACGATCACGGCCACCGATCCGGCAACCGTCAAGATCGTGCTGAAACAACCTTACGCACCGCTGACGTCGCTTTTTGCCTTCAACAACTCGGCCGCGATCATCATCCCGTCTGACAAGCAGGATGAGCCGATGAAGGAATTCATCGGCACTGGTCCTTACATGCTGAAGGAACGCAAGGCCGACCAGTACATCCAGCTAACGCGCTTCGATGGCTACAAGCCGCGCGATGGCGAAAGTGACGGTTATGGCGGCGCCCGCCATCAGTATCTCGACGAAATCCGTTTCGTTCCGGTGCCTGATGCCAATACCCGTGTTGAAGCTGCCGTTTCCGGTCAATACGACTACGTCGATTCCATTCCGGTTGAATCCTTCGACAAGCTCAAGGGATCGAGCGCATCGCAGCCGGTCATTCTGAAGCCTTTCGGTTATCCGGTCTTCGTGTTCAACACCAAGGAAGGCGTCGCCCACAATGTCGAGATCCGCAAGGCGATCCGCCAGTCGCTCAGCATGGAAGACATGCTGGCTGCTGCCTTCGGCAGCACGGATTTCTACGCGCTGGACGGTGATATCTATCCGAAGCCCTATGCTTGGAACACCGATGCCGGTGTTGAAGGCAACTACAATGTGGCTGATCCTGAAGGTGCTGCCGAAAGCGCCAAGAAGGCTGGCTACGCCGGCGAGCCGATCCGCATCCTGACAAGCCGTCAATATGAGTTCCATTACAAGATGGCACAGGTGGCGGCCGAATATCTGAAGATCGCGGGCTTTGCCGTCGATCTGCAGGTTGTCGACTGGGCAACGCTGACGCAGCGCCGTGCCGATCCCAAGCTTTGGGACATCTATATCACCCACAGCCCGTTCCTGCCTGAGCCAGCACTGATCGGTTCGCTGTCGCCGAGTTCGCCTGGCTGGTGGGATACCCCGGCCCGCAAGGCGACGGTTGATGCCTTCACCTCGGAAGTCGATCCGCAGAAGCGCATTGCGCTCTGGGCCGATGTCCAGAAGGCCATGTATGACGAACTACCCTACATGAAGATCGGCGATTTCAATGCCGTGGCCGCAAAATCCGGCAAGCTCGAAGGCGTTGATCCGGCTCCATGGCCGTACTTCTGGAACGCATCCATCAAGAAGTAA
- the fhuF gene encoding siderophore-iron reductase FhuF translates to MRRTDILNLLFEQAELTGARSFFQRKRRGDLSLGECLEPHRLDAILSNYGRRFGTNASRIAVAGEWSKRYFFFVARPMIAATIMADWCVSLAPERVGLDVTDNGDIIGLRLSSFGRLHRATSSEERFDFIVRDNLAPVVEAIVEVSGLSRNVLWSNAGNLFEGTVRGCKAQLPSPTPGLTHAFDFLDLPTLADGARNPLFRPIVYPVKNGEPKRLRRVCCIRYLLETLDYCATCPCPRGQ, encoded by the coding sequence ATGCGGCGGACGGACATTCTAAACCTTCTCTTCGAGCAAGCTGAACTAACCGGCGCTCGCTCGTTTTTCCAGCGGAAGCGGCGCGGAGACCTGTCCCTTGGGGAGTGTCTGGAACCGCATCGGCTCGACGCGATACTTTCCAACTACGGTCGTCGCTTCGGCACGAATGCTTCCCGGATCGCTGTCGCCGGTGAATGGTCGAAGCGGTATTTTTTCTTCGTTGCCAGGCCAATGATTGCTGCCACGATCATGGCCGACTGGTGCGTGTCGCTCGCGCCTGAAAGGGTTGGTCTCGATGTGACCGACAATGGTGACATTATCGGCTTACGCCTGTCGTCATTTGGCAGGCTCCATCGTGCGACTTCGTCGGAAGAGCGCTTTGATTTTATCGTCAGGGACAATCTAGCACCGGTTGTTGAGGCGATTGTCGAGGTTTCTGGCCTGTCTCGCAACGTACTCTGGAGCAATGCGGGCAACCTGTTTGAAGGAACGGTACGTGGGTGCAAGGCCCAACTGCCGTCGCCGACACCTGGCTTGACGCATGCGTTCGACTTTCTTGACCTGCCGACCCTTGCTGATGGGGCCCGCAATCCTCTTTTCCGGCCGATCGTCTATCCCGTCAAAAATGGTGAGCCGAAACGCCTGCGGCGTGTGTGCTGCATTCGATACCTGCTGGAAACGCTCGATTACTGTGCGACGTGCCCATGCCCAAGAGGCCAATAG